In Gossypium hirsutum isolate 1008001.06 chromosome D06, Gossypium_hirsutum_v2.1, whole genome shotgun sequence, one genomic interval encodes:
- the LOC107923510 gene encoding receptor like protein 23-like, whose amino-acid sequence MSLSEVRLDGNNFTGVIPNVLANCSDLYLLDLSNNYLFGEIPSWIGNMSRLIALDVSRNILFGRFPQWRGNALPLEQLAMADNQLEGSIPRAICNLNEGLIFLDLSMNNFSGTLPSCFKPVSLREVHLSRNMLQGPLPNAFCDSSSLVTLDLSYNHFKGNIPLFVIALMHV is encoded by the coding sequence ATGAGCCTCTCTGAGGTACGATTAGATGGAAATAACTTCACTGGGGTGATCCCTAATGTATTGGCTAACTGCTCTGATTTGTATTTACTTGATCTTAGCAATAACTATCTCTTCGGTGAGATACCAAGTTGGATTGGGAATATGTCAAGGTTGATAGCATTGGATGTGAGCAGAAACATACTCTTTGGTAGGTTTCCACAATGGAGGGGAAATGCTTTACCTTTGGAACAACTTGCCATGGCAGATAATCAACTTGAAGGTTCAATACCAAGGGCGATTTGCAATCTCAATGAAGGACTTATATTTTTGGACCTTTCCATGAACAATTTCTCTGGGACTCTACCATCTTGCTTCAAGCCTGTATCGCTAAGGGAAGTTCATTTATCTAGAAATATGCTACAAGGACCATTACCGAATGCTTTTTGTGATAGCTCTTCGTTGGTGACATTGGATCTCAGCTATAACCACTTTAAGGGTAACATTCCACTTTTTGTGATAgctctaatgcatgtgtag